A single region of the Sphingomonas sp. LY29 genome encodes:
- a CDS encoding iron-sulfur cluster assembly scaffold protein — MSAPLYTREILRLAATIPGVVRFEELADVPDTRSTTCGSRMRVAVALDDDGRVSSVTQAVEACAFGQAAANLMAANATGSAAADIAAALPAIEAWLDGADGEPWPGLMTLDPARSRRGRRGAILLPFRALLSAIEASR, encoded by the coding sequence GTGAGCGCGCCGCTTTACACGCGGGAGATTCTCCGCCTCGCCGCGACGATCCCCGGCGTGGTGCGCTTCGAGGAACTGGCCGACGTGCCGGACACCCGCTCGACCACCTGTGGGTCGCGGATGCGGGTGGCGGTCGCGCTCGATGATGATGGGCGAGTGAGTTCGGTGACCCAAGCGGTCGAGGCATGCGCCTTCGGACAGGCCGCCGCGAACCTGATGGCGGCCAACGCCACCGGCAGTGCCGCCGCCGACATCGCCGCCGCGCTGCCCGCGATCGAGGCATGGCTCGACGGGGCCGACGGCGAGCCCTGGCCCGGCCTGATGACGCTCGATCCCGCGCGTAGCCGGCGTGGGCGGCGCGGAGCGATCCTGCTGCCCTTCCGGGCGCTGCTGTCCGCGATCGAGGCTTCGCGATGA
- the cysS gene encoding cysteine--tRNA ligase, which translates to MIRLYDTMAREKREFVPADPSRITMYVCGPTVYGRAHIGNARPAVVFDTLARLIRHTHGADSLVYARNVTDVDDKIIDAARAEGVDPEVVTRRYEQYYLDDMGALGVAPPTIAPHATQEIPAMVAMIGELIDKGHAYAAEGHVLFAVASDPDYGALSRRDRDAMIAGARVEVAPYKRDPADFVLWKPSDEGVIGWDSPWGRGRPGWHIECSAMIRAHLGETIDVHGGGLDLIFPHHENEIAQSRCAHGGAPLARHWVHNGFVDMGAEKMSKSLGNVVTVDRLLADGHRGEVLRLALLSAHYRSPLPWTASLLAQSKATLDRLYRVGGDAVAGSVDAGVVEALEDDLNTPLAMSRLSAIDDPATLRASAALLGLMTMSAEAWFRGDGDADIDRQVIARTEAKANRDFATADRIRAELKAEGILLEDGPAGTTWRRA; encoded by the coding sequence GTGATCCGTCTGTACGACACGATGGCGCGGGAGAAGCGCGAGTTCGTCCCCGCCGATCCCAGCCGCATCACCATGTATGTCTGCGGTCCGACCGTTTACGGCCGCGCGCACATCGGCAACGCCCGCCCCGCGGTGGTGTTCGACACGCTCGCCCGGCTGATCCGCCACACTCATGGTGCCGACAGTCTGGTCTATGCGCGCAACGTCACCGACGTCGATGACAAGATCATCGACGCCGCGCGCGCCGAGGGCGTCGATCCCGAGGTCGTCACCCGGCGCTACGAGCAATATTATCTCGACGACATGGGCGCGCTCGGCGTCGCCCCGCCGACGATCGCGCCGCACGCCACGCAGGAGATTCCGGCAATGGTGGCAATGATCGGCGAACTGATCGACAAGGGTCACGCCTACGCCGCCGAAGGGCATGTGCTGTTCGCGGTGGCCTCCGACCCCGACTATGGCGCGCTCAGCCGCCGCGACCGCGACGCGATGATCGCGGGCGCGCGCGTCGAGGTCGCCCCCTACAAGCGCGATCCCGCCGACTTCGTGCTGTGGAAGCCGAGCGACGAAGGCGTCATCGGCTGGGACAGCCCGTGGGGTCGCGGTCGTCCGGGCTGGCACATCGAATGCTCGGCGATGATCCGCGCGCATCTGGGCGAGACGATCGACGTCCACGGCGGCGGGCTCGACCTGATCTTCCCGCACCACGAGAATGAGATTGCCCAAAGCCGCTGCGCCCACGGCGGCGCCCCGCTGGCGCGGCACTGGGTCCATAACGGCTTCGTCGACATGGGCGCGGAGAAGATGTCGAAGAGCCTCGGCAACGTCGTTACCGTCGATCGCCTGCTCGCCGACGGTCATCGCGGTGAAGTCCTGCGGCTGGCCCTGCTGAGCGCGCATTATCGCAGTCCGTTGCCGTGGACGGCGAGCCTGCTGGCGCAGTCCAAGGCGACGCTCGACCGGCTGTATCGTGTCGGGGGCGATGCCGTCGCAGGCTCGGTCGATGCCGGCGTGGTCGAAGCGCTTGAAGATGACCTCAACACGCCGCTCGCCATGTCGCGCCTCAGTGCGATCGACGACCCCGCCACCCTGCGCGCCTCTGCGGCGCTGCTCGGCCTAATGACGATGAGCGCCGAAGCCTGGTTTCGTGGCGATGGCGACGCGGACATCGATCGACAAGTCATCGCTCGCACCGAAGCCAAGGCCAATCGCGATTTCGCGACCGCCGACCGCATCCGCGCCGAACTGAAGGCCGAGGGAATCCTGCTTGAGGACGGTCCCGCCGGCACGACGTGGCGGCGGGCGTGA
- a CDS encoding CvpA family protein, giving the protein MTALDVFVLILLGGAALIGFVRGFTHEVLALGAWIAGIVALKLFHTPLAERLVDQVGTQAGASALAFALLFLPAYVAVRMFAKAVGGRARRSILGPADRLLGGGFGMLKGLIGATLFFLLANLATDMVYGGNAERPEWMTDSRTYPLLNATGRAIVDWVETRQHPGVNL; this is encoded by the coding sequence ATGACTGCGCTCGATGTCTTCGTCCTCATCCTCCTCGGCGGCGCCGCGCTGATCGGCTTCGTCCGCGGCTTCACGCATGAAGTGCTCGCGCTCGGCGCGTGGATCGCGGGGATCGTCGCGCTCAAGCTGTTCCACACCCCGCTGGCCGAGCGGCTGGTCGACCAGGTTGGGACCCAGGCGGGAGCGTCGGCGCTCGCGTTCGCTTTGCTGTTCCTGCCCGCCTACGTTGCGGTGCGCATGTTCGCCAAGGCGGTCGGCGGCCGCGCGCGCCGCTCGATCCTCGGCCCGGCCGACCGGCTGCTCGGTGGCGGCTTCGGGATGCTCAAGGGGCTAATCGGCGCGACCCTGTTCTTCCTGCTCGCCAACCTCGCCACTGACATGGTCTATGGCGGCAATGCCGAGCGGCCCGAGTGGATGACCGACAGCCGCACCTATCCCTTGCTCAACGCCACCGGCCGCGCGATCGTCGACTGGGTCGAAACGCGCCAGCATCCGGGGGTCAATCTGTGA
- the radA gene encoding DNA repair protein RadA: MAKLKTRYTCQACGSEHSRWQGQCPDCSEWNTMVQEAAQSTVFAARHDLQGGGRAIQLVGLDAEVALPARMHSGIAEFDRAVGGGLVPGSATLIGGDPGIGKSTLLLQVAAALASAGKPVIYVSGEEAADQVRLRAIRLGLGNAPVRLAAATSVRDILTTVGSGEPPALLVIDSIQTMHSDLIEGAPGTVSQVRASAQELVRFAKERGTALVLVGHVTKDGTIAGPRVLEHMVDTVLGFEGERSHQYRILRAAKNRFGGTDEIGVFAMDGAGLIEVPNPSALFLTQRGEPVSGTAVFPALEGTRPVLVEIQALVVRLASGATPRRSAVGWDSGRLAMVLAVLEARCGLSFATSEVYLNIAGGYRLSDPAADLAVAAALISALSERPVAQDAVVMGEIALSAEVRPVAHAALRLKEAAKLGFSRGWVPSGAEGPSGIALTRFAKLGELVEQILGRD, from the coding sequence ATGGCCAAGCTGAAGACCCGTTACACGTGCCAGGCCTGCGGGTCGGAGCATTCGCGTTGGCAGGGGCAATGCCCCGACTGTTCCGAATGGAACACGATGGTACAGGAGGCCGCACAGTCGACCGTCTTCGCCGCGCGCCACGACTTGCAGGGTGGTGGCCGCGCGATTCAACTGGTCGGGCTGGATGCCGAAGTGGCGCTTCCGGCACGGATGCACAGCGGCATCGCCGAATTCGACCGCGCCGTCGGCGGCGGGCTGGTCCCAGGATCGGCGACGCTGATCGGCGGCGATCCCGGCATCGGCAAGTCGACGTTGCTGCTGCAGGTCGCGGCGGCGCTGGCGAGCGCGGGAAAGCCGGTGATCTACGTGTCGGGCGAGGAAGCGGCCGACCAGGTCCGCCTTCGCGCGATCCGCCTCGGGCTCGGCAACGCGCCGGTGCGGCTCGCGGCGGCGACGTCGGTGCGCGATATCCTGACCACGGTCGGGTCGGGCGAGCCGCCCGCGCTGCTGGTGATCGATTCGATCCAGACGATGCACAGCGACCTTATTGAAGGCGCGCCGGGCACGGTCAGCCAAGTGCGAGCATCGGCTCAAGAGCTGGTTCGTTTTGCCAAGGAACGTGGAACCGCACTGGTTCTAGTGGGGCACGTCACCAAGGACGGCACCATCGCCGGGCCGCGCGTGCTCGAACATATGGTCGATACCGTGCTCGGCTTCGAGGGCGAGCGCAGCCACCAGTACCGAATCCTCCGCGCCGCCAAGAACCGCTTCGGCGGCACCGACGAGATCGGCGTGTTTGCGATGGACGGCGCCGGGCTCATCGAAGTCCCCAACCCCAGCGCACTGTTCCTGACCCAGCGCGGCGAACCCGTCAGCGGCACCGCCGTGTTCCCCGCGCTCGAAGGCACGCGCCCGGTGCTCGTCGAAATCCAGGCGCTGGTGGTGCGGCTGGCGAGCGGCGCCACCCCGCGTCGATCGGCGGTCGGCTGGGACTCGGGGCGCCTCGCAATGGTGCTGGCGGTGCTCGAGGCGCGCTGCGGCCTGTCGTTCGCGACCTCGGAAGTCTATCTCAACATCGCCGGCGGCTACCGCCTCAGCGACCCCGCCGCCGACCTGGCCGTCGCCGCCGCGCTGATCTCGGCGCTGAGCGAACGCCCGGTCGCGCAGGACGCGGTGGTGATGGGCGAAATCGCGCTGTCGGCAGAGGTCCGCCCCGTCGCCCACGCCGCGCTTCGCCTTAAGGAAGCCGCCAAGCTCGGCTTCTCGCGCGGCTGGGTTCCGTCGGGCGCCGAAGGCCCGTCGGGCATCGCGCTGACCCGCTTCGCCAAGCTCGGCGAACTGGTCGAACAGATACTGGGCCGCGACTGA
- a CDS encoding alpha/beta hydrolase has translation MPYAKAKDGTQLYYKDWGKGDPVVLLHGWPLTGDTFDDAAVALVEAGKRCIIPDRRGFGRSDQPWDGHDYDTYADDVAAILEDAGINQPVALVGFSMGGGEVARFLTKQGADRVSKAVLIGSVVPYMPQTDDNPNGVPQATFDQMTAGMKKDREHFFTGFFKDFYGVGLVSQPVSDEVLMNSWRQTMMAGLRPTLAAAQAFATTDFRPDLKSFTVPTLVIHGTADKTVPIDATGRVVAKEVPNAQLIEYDGSAHGLFATDKQRLIDDLLAFLGGSTAGDERSAIPLNQTAY, from the coding sequence ATGCCCTATGCAAAGGCAAAAGACGGCACCCAGCTTTATTACAAGGACTGGGGCAAGGGCGATCCCGTCGTGCTTCTCCACGGCTGGCCGCTGACCGGCGACACGTTCGACGACGCCGCGGTCGCGCTGGTCGAGGCCGGCAAGCGCTGCATCATTCCCGACCGTCGTGGCTTCGGTCGGTCGGACCAGCCGTGGGACGGTCATGACTATGACACCTACGCCGACGACGTCGCGGCGATCCTGGAAGATGCCGGGATCAACCAGCCGGTCGCGCTGGTCGGCTTCTCGATGGGTGGCGGCGAAGTCGCGCGTTTCCTGACCAAGCAGGGCGCCGACCGCGTGTCGAAGGCCGTGCTGATCGGTTCGGTCGTGCCCTACATGCCCCAGACCGACGACAATCCCAACGGCGTCCCGCAGGCGACGTTCGACCAGATGACCGCGGGCATGAAGAAGGACCGCGAGCATTTCTTCACCGGCTTCTTCAAGGACTTCTACGGCGTCGGCCTGGTGTCGCAGCCGGTCAGTGACGAAGTGCTGATGAACAGCTGGCGCCAGACGATGATGGCGGGGCTTCGCCCGACGCTGGCGGCGGCGCAGGCCTTCGCGACGACCGACTTCCGGCCCGACCTGAAGAGCTTCACCGTCCCGACGCTGGTCATCCATGGTACCGCCGACAAGACGGTGCCGATCGACGCCACCGGCCGCGTCGTTGCCAAGGAAGTCCCGAATGCGCAGCTGATCGAATATGACGGCAGCGCACACGGCCTGTTCGCGACCGACAAGCAGCGCCTGATCGACGACCTGCTCGCCTTCCTCGGTGGCAGCACCGCCGGCGACGAGCGCAGCGCGATCCCGCTGAACCAGACCGCATACTAA
- the typA gene encoding translational GTPase TypA has product MTSRNVAIIAHVDHGKTTLVDQLFRQSGTFRDNQRIEERAMDSNDLEKERGITILAKCTSVEWADPSGTNTHINIVDTPGHADFGGEVERILSMVDGVILLVDAAEGPMPQTKFVTGKALGLGLKPIVVVNKIDRPDARAAEVLDEVFELFLTLEANDEQLDFPVLYASGRNGYAGRSDDVREGDLTPLFETLVQHVPAPSADPEGDFKFLVTLLDRDNFLGRILTGLVQSGTVRTNMPIHALSPDGKVVETGRASKIMAFRGLERVPVDEAKAGDIISIAGMTTATVADTIADPVVTEPLHAQPIDPPTLSMRFAVNDSPMAGREGSKVTSRMIRDRLFREAESNVAIKVTEAADKDSYEVAGRGELQLGVLIETMRREGFELGISRPRVLFREDDAGKKTEPYETVVIDVDDEYSGTVVEKMNLRKAEMTDMRPSGGGKTRITFSAPSRGLIGYHGEFLSDTRGTGIMNRLFEKYGPHKGNIEGRKNGVLISNGAGQANSYALGPLEERGILFVGHGENLYEGMIVGENAKTDDLEVNPMKAKQLTNFRASGGKDDAIRLTPPKKMTLEQAIAYIDDDEMVEVTPASIRLRKRHLDPHERKRASRQKQAA; this is encoded by the coding sequence ATGACCTCTCGCAACGTGGCGATCATCGCCCACGTTGATCACGGCAAGACGACGCTCGTGGATCAACTCTTTCGTCAGTCCGGCACCTTCCGCGATAACCAGCGGATCGAGGAGCGGGCGATGGATTCGAACGACCTCGAGAAAGAGCGCGGCATCACCATCCTTGCCAAGTGCACCTCGGTCGAATGGGCCGACCCCAGCGGAACGAACACGCACATCAACATCGTCGACACGCCCGGCCACGCCGATTTCGGCGGAGAGGTGGAGCGCATCCTGTCGATGGTCGACGGGGTCATCCTGCTGGTCGACGCCGCCGAAGGCCCGATGCCGCAGACGAAGTTCGTCACCGGCAAGGCACTCGGCCTCGGGCTGAAGCCAATCGTGGTGGTCAACAAGATCGACCGCCCCGACGCGCGCGCCGCCGAAGTCCTCGACGAGGTGTTCGAACTGTTCCTCACGCTCGAAGCCAATGACGAGCAGCTCGACTTCCCGGTGCTCTACGCGTCGGGCCGCAACGGCTATGCCGGTCGCAGCGACGACGTCCGCGAGGGCGATCTGACCCCGCTGTTCGAAACGCTGGTCCAGCATGTCCCGGCGCCGTCGGCCGACCCTGAAGGCGACTTCAAGTTCCTGGTCACGCTGCTCGACCGCGACAACTTCCTCGGCCGCATCCTGACCGGCCTGGTCCAGTCCGGCACCGTTCGCACCAACATGCCGATCCATGCGCTCAGCCCCGACGGCAAGGTCGTGGAGACCGGCCGCGCGTCGAAGATCATGGCGTTCCGCGGGCTTGAGCGCGTTCCGGTCGACGAGGCCAAGGCGGGCGACATCATCTCGATCGCCGGCATGACCACCGCGACCGTCGCCGACACCATCGCCGACCCCGTCGTGACCGAGCCGCTGCACGCGCAGCCGATCGATCCGCCGACGCTGTCGATGCGCTTTGCCGTCAACGATTCGCCGATGGCGGGCCGCGAGGGAAGCAAGGTCACCAGCCGCATGATCCGCGACCGCCTGTTCCGCGAAGCCGAAAGCAACGTCGCGATCAAGGTGACCGAAGCGGCCGACAAGGACAGCTACGAAGTCGCCGGCCGCGGCGAGCTTCAGCTGGGCGTGCTGATCGAAACGATGCGCCGCGAAGGCTTCGAGCTTGGCATCAGCCGCCCGCGCGTGCTGTTCCGCGAGGACGACGCCGGCAAGAAGACCGAGCCGTACGAGACCGTCGTGATCGACGTCGACGACGAATATTCGGGCACCGTCGTCGAGAAGATGAACCTGCGCAAAGCCGAGATGACCGACATGCGTCCGTCGGGCGGCGGCAAGACCCGCATCACCTTCTCCGCCCCGTCGCGCGGACTGATCGGCTATCACGGCGAATTCCTGTCCGACACGCGCGGCACCGGGATCATGAATCGGCTGTTCGAAAAGTACGGCCCGCACAAGGGCAACATCGAAGGCCGCAAGAACGGCGTGCTCATTTCCAACGGTGCCGGCCAGGCGAACAGCTATGCGCTCGGCCCGCTCGAGGAGCGCGGCATCCTGTTCGTGGGCCACGGCGAGAACCTCTACGAGGGCATGATCGTCGGTGAGAATGCCAAGACGGATGACCTCGAGGTCAATCCGATGAAGGCCAAACAGCTCACCAACTTCCGCGCCAGCGGCGGCAAGGACGACGCTATCCGGCTAACCCCGCCGAAGAAGATGACGCTGGAACAGGCGATCGCCTACATCGACGACGACGAAATGGTCGAAGTCACGCCGGCGTCGATCCGCCTGCGCAAGCGCCACCTCGACCCGCACGAGCGCAAGCGCGCCTCGCGCCAGAAGCAGGCGGCGTAA
- a CDS encoding outer membrane protein, whose translation MKKLLLAAVAATVIASPAMARDGQPYVGIEGGLLVAKDSKIKVDGAEFLDVDHKMGYDVDLIGGYDFGLIRAELELGYKRAKHDRYQVSGIVPGGNFDASGRTGVLSGMGNLLIDLGDDTGTSVYAGGGAGIARTKMKIDDLAGGEFSAKDSKLAYQLIAGVRTALSDNIDVGAKYRFFNAGKIKDSIDGTDVESRFKSHSILASLIYNFGAAAAPPPPPPPPPPPPPPATQTCPDGSVILATDVCPPPPPPPPPPPPPPAPERG comes from the coding sequence ATGAAGAAATTGTTACTCGCAGCGGTCGCAGCGACCGTGATCGCCAGCCCGGCGATGGCCCGCGACGGCCAGCCCTACGTGGGCATTGAAGGCGGCCTGCTGGTCGCCAAGGATTCGAAGATCAAGGTCGACGGCGCCGAGTTCCTCGATGTCGACCACAAGATGGGTTACGACGTCGACCTGATCGGCGGCTACGACTTCGGTCTGATCCGCGCCGAGCTCGAGCTTGGCTACAAGCGCGCCAAGCATGACCGCTATCAGGTCAGCGGCATCGTTCCCGGCGGCAACTTCGACGCCAGCGGTCGTACCGGCGTTCTCAGCGGCATGGGCAACCTGCTCATCGACCTGGGCGACGACACCGGCACCAGCGTCTACGCCGGTGGTGGCGCGGGCATCGCTCGCACCAAGATGAAGATCGACGATCTGGCCGGCGGCGAATTCTCCGCCAAGGACAGCAAGCTTGCCTATCAGCTGATCGCGGGCGTCCGCACGGCGCTTAGCGACAACATCGACGTTGGCGCGAAGTACCGCTTCTTCAACGCCGGCAAGATCAAGGACAGCATCGACGGCACCGACGTCGAGTCGCGCTTCAAATCGCACAGCATCCTGGCGAGCCTGATCTACAACTTCGGCGCCGCAGCGGCTCCGCCGCCCCCGCCGCCCCCGCCGCCGCCCCCGCCGCCGCCTGCCACGCAGACGTGCCCGGACGGTTCGGTGATCCTGGCGACGGACGTGTGCCCGCCGCCGCCGCCGCCCCCGCCGCCGCCGCCGCCCCCGCCCGCTCCCGAGCGCGGCTAA
- a CDS encoding plasmid stabilization protein, whose translation MPRGDKDAYTDKQERRAEHIEQSYEERGVPKKEAEGRAWATVNAIDGGGKKSGSGRSQSAADRSAAAKKGWETRRKKNS comes from the coding sequence ATGCCGCGCGGAGACAAGGACGCCTACACTGACAAGCAGGAGCGCCGCGCCGAGCATATCGAGCAAAGCTACGAGGAGCGCGGCGTGCCCAAGAAGGAAGCCGAGGGCCGGGCTTGGGCGACGGTCAACGCCATCGATGGCGGCGGCAAGAAATCAGGGTCGGGTCGCAGCCAAAGCGCCGCCGACCGATCGGCCGCCGCGAAGAAGGGTTGGGAAACGCGTCGGAAGAAGAACAGCTAG
- a CDS encoding MarR family winged helix-turn-helix transcriptional regulator, producing the protein MWGNASATGLATRFARLVEQLGGDTAAAKSAGQQRDLLEAIAAEQPATLGQVAVRVNRGAPAVSRAVDTLVRAGLVERQADPDNRRRLALRLTEQGVAAGQQAPKSDSSLEGRLAKLAASELRALERGIEILERVAR; encoded by the coding sequence ATGTGGGGAAATGCATCGGCAACCGGACTGGCCACGCGCTTCGCGCGACTGGTCGAACAATTGGGCGGCGACACCGCCGCAGCAAAAAGCGCGGGGCAGCAGCGCGACCTGCTAGAGGCTATCGCCGCCGAACAGCCCGCGACGCTTGGCCAGGTCGCGGTGCGCGTCAATCGCGGTGCGCCCGCCGTCAGCCGCGCGGTCGATACGCTAGTTCGCGCCGGGCTTGTCGAGCGCCAAGCCGATCCCGACAATCGCCGCCGCCTGGCCTTGCGACTGACCGAACAGGGCGTCGCCGCCGGTCAGCAGGCGCCCAAGTCGGACAGTTCGCTCGAAGGCCGCCTCGCCAAACTGGCCGCGAGCGAGCTTCGCGCGCTGGAACGCGGGATCGAGATCCTCGAGCGGGTCGCCCGCTAG
- a CDS encoding MFS transporter produces MAARPPLPRTVWILGFVSLLMDLSSEIYHALLPAFLTVTLGLPVAAMGAIDGAAEGVANMAKLASGRLSDRQQRRKPWILLGYGLAALSKPLFPLATTAWPVLGARFVDRVGKGIRGAPRDAMIADETAIEDRGRAFGLRQALDTVGALVAPIAAVGLMLWLAGDIRTVFWIAAIPAALSFLLAWVMLKESRAAAPTTAKTAWRGWRNLDAPVRRLIGIGFLFGMARFSESFLILKAIDAGLAIEWSPLVLTVFNLSFLALAYPAGALSDRVEPKNVLLAGIALLVVADLWLAQATALWAIAIGVLLWGAHMALTQGIFARMIADSARDDERASSFGAFYFVNGIAALLASLGAGLLWDREGSAATFTAAAGVAALAGAMLWLLPGDALRRAAPDRSL; encoded by the coding sequence ATGGCCGCCCGTCCCCCGCTCCCTCGCACCGTCTGGATTCTCGGCTTCGTCAGCCTGCTGATGGACCTGTCGAGCGAGATCTACCACGCGCTGCTGCCCGCCTTCCTGACCGTCACGCTGGGCCTTCCGGTGGCGGCAATGGGCGCGATCGACGGGGCGGCGGAAGGCGTCGCCAATATGGCCAAGCTGGCGTCTGGGCGGCTGAGCGACCGGCAGCAACGGCGCAAGCCGTGGATCCTGCTCGGCTATGGCCTCGCCGCCTTGTCCAAGCCATTGTTCCCACTGGCGACGACCGCGTGGCCGGTGCTCGGCGCTCGGTTTGTCGACCGGGTCGGCAAGGGCATCCGTGGCGCCCCGCGCGATGCGATGATCGCCGACGAGACCGCCATCGAGGATCGCGGACGGGCGTTCGGGCTTCGCCAGGCGCTCGACACGGTCGGCGCGCTGGTGGCGCCGATTGCGGCCGTGGGCCTGATGCTGTGGCTCGCCGGGGACATCCGCACCGTCTTCTGGATCGCGGCGATCCCGGCGGCGCTGTCGTTCCTGCTCGCGTGGGTGATGCTGAAGGAAAGTCGCGCCGCCGCCCCCACGACCGCCAAGACGGCGTGGCGCGGCTGGCGCAACCTCGACGCGCCGGTCCGGCGGCTGATCGGGATTGGCTTCCTGTTCGGGATGGCGCGCTTTTCGGAGAGCTTCCTGATCCTGAAGGCGATCGACGCGGGGCTCGCGATCGAATGGTCGCCGCTGGTGTTGACCGTGTTCAATCTCTCGTTCCTTGCGCTGGCCTATCCGGCAGGGGCGCTGAGCGATCGCGTCGAGCCCAAAAACGTGCTGCTCGCCGGGATCGCGCTGCTGGTCGTCGCCGACCTGTGGCTGGCGCAGGCGACCGCCTTGTGGGCGATCGCGATCGGCGTGCTGCTGTGGGGCGCGCACATGGCGCTGACGCAGGGCATTTTCGCCCGCATGATTGCCGACAGCGCGCGCGACGACGAGCGGGCGTCGAGCTTCGGCGCCTTCTACTTCGTCAATGGGATCGCCGCTTTGCTTGCCAGCTTGGGCGCGGGCCTGCTGTGGGATCGCGAGGGGTCGGCGGCGACGTTCACCGCCGCCGCCGGGGTGGCCGCGCTGGCGGGCGCGATGCTGTGGCTGCTCCCGGGCGACGCGCTACGCCGCGCGGCGCCCGACCGTTCGCTCTAG
- a CDS encoding cytochrome b, protein MSDYMVEETTGRRAARYKPIVVGLHWLTAALIVWQVWLGFTFHDLPRGTPERDQLFTMHKTVGVVILALALIRLAVRLMNPPPPYPSELAKWERALAVWTHRLFYFLIIALPLTGLAAVSRGGPTTKLIGGIEFPTIPLPIGEIHEPLVFATLALLALHVAGALKHQFIDRGPSADRMWPFRSTR, encoded by the coding sequence ATGAGCGATTATATGGTCGAGGAAACCACCGGTCGCCGGGCGGCGCGCTACAAGCCGATCGTCGTCGGGCTTCACTGGCTCACCGCCGCGCTGATCGTGTGGCAGGTGTGGCTTGGCTTCACCTTCCATGACCTGCCGCGCGGCACGCCCGAGCGCGACCAACTGTTCACCATGCACAAGACGGTCGGCGTCGTGATCCTGGCGCTCGCACTGATCCGGCTCGCGGTTCGCCTGATGAATCCGCCGCCGCCCTATCCGAGCGAACTTGCAAAGTGGGAGCGGGCGCTGGCGGTATGGACGCACCGGTTGTTCTATTTCCTGATCATCGCACTCCCGCTGACCGGTCTTGCCGCCGTGTCGCGCGGCGGGCCGACCACCAAGCTGATCGGCGGGATCGAATTCCCGACCATCCCGCTGCCGATCGGCGAGATTCACGAGCCGCTGGTGTTCGCGACGCTGGCGCTGCTCGCGCTGCACGTCGCGGGCGCGTTGAAGCACCAGTTCATCGATCGCGGCCCCTCCGCCGACCGGATGTGGCCGTTTCGGTCGACCCGCTAG